In Mucilaginibacter boryungensis, a single window of DNA contains:
- a CDS encoding AAA family ATPase translates to MISKGELKSIHFNKAGTTPAIYPFNLPFFKTRYELDIHPQVTFLIGENGTGKSTLLEAIAVASGFNPEGGSINFNFGTRESHSDLHRHLATHRGTHKHTDGYFLRSESFFNVATEIERLDTDENGNRLEGAGIIEAYGGVSLHEQSHGESFWAVFMKRFRGNGFYILDEPEAALSPSRQMAMLIRMNELIDKQSQFIIATHSPILIAYPNSLIYEFGKQGVQEKSYKETDLFQTYQDFFKNPDYLVGHLLKE, encoded by the coding sequence ATGATATCTAAAGGGGAATTAAAATCTATACATTTTAACAAGGCCGGCACAACCCCCGCTATATATCCTTTTAATTTACCTTTTTTTAAAACACGGTATGAATTGGACATTCATCCACAAGTCACATTCCTGATTGGCGAAAATGGCACCGGCAAATCAACACTTTTAGAGGCTATTGCTGTAGCGTCTGGATTTAATCCTGAAGGTGGCTCTATAAATTTCAATTTTGGCACACGCGAATCGCATTCGGACCTGCACCGACACCTGGCAACTCACCGCGGTACACATAAGCATACCGATGGCTATTTTTTACGAAGCGAAAGCTTTTTTAATGTAGCTACCGAAATTGAGCGGCTTGATACTGATGAGAATGGAAATAGACTGGAAGGAGCTGGAATTATCGAAGCTTATGGCGGTGTATCATTGCACGAGCAATCGCACGGGGAATCGTTTTGGGCAGTATTTATGAAAAGGTTCAGGGGAAATGGTTTTTATATCTTAGATGAACCTGAAGCAGCCCTTTCGCCATCGCGGCAGATGGCTATGCTGATACGGATGAATGAATTGATTGATAAGCAATCGCAATTTATTATTGCCACACACTCGCCAATACTTATTGCTTACCCCAATTCTTTAATTTACGAATTTGGTAAGCAAGGGGTTCAGGAGAAATCATACAAAGAAACCGATCTTTTTCAAACGTATCAGGACTTTTTTAAAAATCCAGATTACCTGGTAGGGCATCTATTGAAAGAATAA
- a CDS encoding RNA-binding S4 domain-containing protein — MPEKEKLRIDKYLWAIRQFKTRTLASDACKAGRVKLEGNNIKPSHEVKVGEVYQVAKGIERKVIKVTGLLENRTDAKTAVFFYEDITPVEQTHAFKSMFHAPVLKRDRGTGRPTKRDRREIDDLQGGFFEGEKREDE, encoded by the coding sequence ATGCCTGAAAAAGAAAAGCTGAGGATAGATAAATACCTGTGGGCCATAAGACAGTTTAAAACGCGTACCCTGGCGTCGGACGCATGCAAGGCTGGGCGGGTTAAACTGGAGGGCAATAACATTAAACCATCGCACGAGGTGAAGGTAGGGGAGGTGTACCAGGTAGCTAAAGGGATTGAGCGCAAAGTAATAAAAGTGACAGGTCTGTTAGAAAACAGAACTGACGCCAAAACTGCCGTTTTCTTTTATGAAGACATTACACCGGTTGAACAAACCCACGCTTTTAAATCTATGTTCCACGCGCCGGTTTTGAAACGTGACAGAGGCACTGGTCGACCAACTAAGCGTGACCGCCGTGAAATTGACGATTTACAGGGAGGCTTTTTTGAAGGAGAGAAAAGGGAAGATGAATGA
- a CDS encoding 2,3,4,5-tetrahydropyridine-2,6-dicarboxylate N-succinyltransferase: MPTDIKKLIEDAWEDRTLLGENEYVNAIETVVERLDKGELRVAERIGTRWHVNDWIKKAVILYFPIRRMDEIKVGPFVFHDKMKLKTDYKATGVRVVPHAIARYGAHLAKGVIMMPSYVNIGAYVDEGTMVDTWATVGSCAQIGKHVHLSGGVGIGGVLEPVQAAPVIIEDNCFIGSRAIVVEGVHVEEEAVLGANVVLTASTKIIDVTGDEPIEYKGRVPARSVVIPGSYTKKFPAGEYQVPCALIIGTRKESTDKKTSLNDALRENNVAV; this comes from the coding sequence ATGCCTACCGATATAAAAAAACTAATTGAAGACGCCTGGGAAGACCGTACCCTGTTAGGTGAGAATGAATATGTTAATGCGATAGAAACCGTAGTTGAACGGTTGGATAAGGGTGAATTGCGTGTTGCTGAGCGAATAGGTACCCGCTGGCATGTAAACGACTGGATAAAGAAAGCTGTTATCCTTTATTTCCCTATCCGCCGCATGGATGAGATAAAAGTTGGCCCTTTTGTTTTCCACGACAAAATGAAGCTAAAAACCGATTATAAAGCCACGGGTGTACGCGTAGTGCCACATGCTATTGCCCGTTATGGTGCGCATTTGGCCAAAGGTGTTATCATGATGCCATCGTATGTAAACATTGGCGCGTATGTTGATGAAGGCACCATGGTTGATACGTGGGCCACTGTAGGCAGTTGCGCGCAAATTGGCAAGCATGTACATTTAAGCGGTGGCGTTGGCATTGGCGGCGTTTTAGAGCCCGTACAAGCAGCCCCGGTAATTATTGAAGATAATTGCTTCATTGGCTCGCGGGCAATTGTGGTTGAGGGGGTACATGTGGAAGAGGAAGCAGTATTAGGGGCCAACGTAGTGTTAACCGCGTCAACTAAAATTATTGATGTTACCGGCGACGAACCTATTGAATATAAAGGCCGTGTACCGGCACGTTCAGTAGTTATCCCCGGATCGTACACCAAAAAATTCCCCGCCGGTGAATACCAGGTGCCTTGCGCGCTGATCATTGGTACCCGTAAGGAGTCGACCGATAAAAAAACGTCCCTTAATGACGCGCTAAGAGAAAACAATGTTGCTGTTTAA
- a CDS encoding glycosyltransferase family 4 protein codes for MRIGYDAKRFFLNNTGLGNYSRWLVKSLALYYPNNTYLVYTPKVEPNARLDFLRSFKNIQTRLPKRKVLASWWRTRGIVQYLKRDAVELYHGLSHELPSGIRTSGIRSVLTVHDLIFMRFPQYFGMVSRTIYLAKLRYACRISDRIIAISQRTKDDLIELLQVSATKIDVVYQGCDIAFKTPCSEAHKQAVLKRYKISSPYLLSVGTIEERKNLLLLIKAMSQVDPNVKLVVIGKQKDYAEVVKTAIHRYRLTERMIFLDHIDFADLPAFYQSAAAFVYPSRYEGFGIPILEALNSGTPVIAATGSCLEEAGGPYSLYTDPDDHADLATKINRVLTDEQLRNTMITQGRAYAENFDDEKLAGQLMTVYQNILQHA; via the coding sequence ATGAGAATTGGATACGATGCAAAACGATTTTTTTTGAACAACACTGGCTTGGGTAACTATAGCCGTTGGTTGGTAAAATCGCTTGCGTTATATTATCCCAATAACACCTATTTGGTTTATACGCCAAAGGTAGAGCCTAATGCCCGATTAGATTTCCTGCGGTCTTTTAAAAACATCCAAACACGCTTGCCCAAACGTAAGGTACTGGCGTCATGGTGGCGTACGCGTGGCATTGTGCAATATCTAAAACGCGATGCTGTTGAATTATATCATGGCCTCAGTCACGAGTTACCCTCGGGCATACGCACAAGCGGTATCAGGTCGGTGCTTACCGTGCACGATCTGATATTCATGCGTTTCCCACAATACTTTGGTATGGTTAGCCGCACTATATATTTGGCTAAGCTAAGATACGCCTGCCGGATATCGGACAGGATCATTGCCATTAGTCAGCGCACTAAAGATGATTTAATAGAATTATTACAGGTGTCGGCTACTAAAATTGATGTTGTTTACCAGGGTTGCGACATTGCATTTAAAACGCCTTGCTCTGAAGCACACAAACAAGCTGTTTTAAAAAGATACAAAATTAGCAGCCCATATCTGTTAAGTGTTGGCACTATTGAAGAACGTAAAAATTTGTTGCTGCTTATTAAAGCTATGTCCCAAGTTGACCCAAACGTTAAACTGGTAGTTATTGGTAAACAAAAAGATTATGCTGAGGTGGTAAAAACAGCCATTCATCGCTATCGTTTAACTGAACGCATGATATTTTTAGATCACATTGACTTTGCCGATCTGCCTGCGTTTTATCAGTCGGCCGCTGCGTTTGTTTATCCATCGCGCTATGAAGGTTTTGGTATCCCTATTTTGGAGGCGCTTAATTCAGGCACGCCGGTTATTGCCGCGACGGGTTCTTGTTTAGAGGAAGCCGGTGGGCCGTATAGCCTATATACTGACCCAGATGACCATGCTGACCTGGCGACTAAAATTAACCGGGTATTAACTGATGAGCAATTGCGCAACACAATGATAACCCAAGGCAGGGCATACGCCGAAAATTTTGACGATGAAAAACTTGCAGGCCAGTTAATGACTGTTTACCAGAATATACTACAACATGCTTAA
- a CDS encoding L-threonylcarbamoyladenylate synthase, which produces MLKDEVANALKVVQDGGIILYPTDTIWGIGCDATNTEAVKKIFALKQRDEAKSMIILLDNDNKLQSYVSHVPDIAYDLIEFAEKPLTLVMPGAKNISPALIAEDGSVGIRVSNHDFCKQLMQRLRKPLVSTSANISGHPSPKNFGQVSPEIIEGVDYVVDLEQHDMSEKQPSTIMRLEADGRFEFLRR; this is translated from the coding sequence ATGCTTAAAGATGAAGTTGCCAACGCGCTAAAAGTAGTGCAGGATGGCGGTATAATCCTTTATCCAACCGATACTATTTGGGGCATAGGCTGCGATGCTACCAACACCGAAGCTGTAAAAAAGATATTTGCCCTGAAACAGCGAGATGAAGCCAAAAGCATGATCATTTTGCTTGACAACGATAACAAACTGCAAAGCTATGTAAGCCACGTGCCCGACATTGCTTACGATTTAATTGAGTTTGCCGAAAAACCGTTAACATTGGTAATGCCCGGCGCCAAAAACATCTCCCCTGCTTTGATTGCCGAAGATGGCAGTGTGGGTATCCGTGTGAGCAATCATGATTTTTGTAAACAGTTGATGCAGCGCCTGCGTAAGCCGTTGGTATCCACCTCGGCTAATATCAGTGGTCACCCATCACCTAAAAACTTTGGACAGGTATCGCCGGAAATAATTGAGGGGGTAGATTATGTTGTTGATCTGGAACAACACGATATGAGTGAAAAACAACCATCAACTATTATGCGCCTGGAAGCAGACGGACGGTTCGAGTTTCTGCGCAGGTAA
- a CDS encoding CCA tRNA nucleotidyltransferase has translation MKQHLQHPVFKVIAKVADDMGVQAYAIGGFVRDIFLERPSKDIDIVVLGNGIQFAEQVASQLKVKLAVFKNFGTAMLKYKDIEVEFVGARKESYRSDSRKPIVENGNLDDDQKRRDFTINALAIALHASEFGQLIDPFGGIVHLEEKLIKTPLDPAETFSDDPLRMMRAIRFASQLDFKISGDAVEAIKNNKERIRIVSQERVTDELNKIILSLKPSIGFNYLFDTGLLHIIFPQMTALYGVDYIDGKGHKDNFYHTLQVLDNICSTTTNLWLRWAAILHDIAKPATKRFEPGHGWTFHGHEDRGARMVPKIFAQLKLPLNEHMKFVQKLVQLHLRPIVLAQDTITDSAVRRLLFEAGDDTEALMLLCKADITTKNEYKVKRYRNNFELVLQKLKDVEERDKIRNWQPPVSGTDIMELFGIEAGREVGIIKNQIREAILEGDIPNTREAALNFTIAKGEEIGLKVVANSKLN, from the coding sequence ATGAAACAACACCTGCAGCATCCTGTATTTAAAGTTATCGCCAAAGTGGCTGATGATATGGGTGTGCAAGCCTATGCTATTGGTGGTTTTGTACGTGATATTTTTTTAGAGCGCCCATCAAAGGATATTGATATTGTGGTATTGGGCAACGGTATACAATTTGCCGAACAGGTGGCTTCTCAATTAAAAGTAAAACTGGCTGTATTCAAAAATTTTGGTACAGCTATGTTGAAATATAAAGATATAGAAGTTGAATTTGTGGGTGCGCGAAAGGAATCATACCGCTCGGATTCACGCAAACCTATTGTAGAAAATGGCAACCTGGATGATGACCAAAAACGGAGGGATTTTACTATTAATGCTTTGGCAATAGCTTTACATGCATCAGAATTTGGACAGTTGATAGATCCTTTTGGCGGCATTGTGCACCTGGAAGAAAAACTGATAAAAACACCACTCGATCCAGCTGAAACTTTTTCTGATGACCCGTTACGTATGATGCGTGCTATTCGCTTCGCATCGCAACTGGATTTTAAGATCAGCGGTGATGCTGTAGAAGCTATTAAGAATAACAAAGAACGAATCCGAATTGTATCACAAGAGCGGGTAACAGATGAATTGAATAAAATCATTTTATCGCTAAAACCATCTATTGGTTTCAACTATTTATTCGATACCGGGCTGCTCCATATTATCTTCCCGCAAATGACAGCACTGTATGGTGTGGATTATATTGATGGCAAAGGCCATAAGGATAACTTTTACCATACACTGCAGGTATTGGATAATATTTGCAGTACTACTACCAACCTATGGTTACGCTGGGCAGCTATTCTGCATGATATTGCCAAACCTGCTACAAAACGTTTTGAGCCGGGACATGGCTGGACTTTCCACGGGCACGAAGATCGCGGGGCACGTATGGTCCCCAAAATATTTGCGCAGTTGAAGCTACCGCTGAACGAGCATATGAAGTTTGTACAGAAACTGGTACAATTGCACTTACGCCCTATTGTATTGGCACAAGATACCATTACCGATTCGGCCGTACGACGTTTACTTTTTGAAGCAGGCGACGATACCGAGGCATTGATGCTGCTCTGTAAAGCCGACATCACCACCAAAAATGAATACAAGGTAAAACGCTACCGCAACAATTTTGAACTGGTATTGCAAAAACTAAAAGACGTTGAAGAGCGTGATAAAATACGTAACTGGCAGCCACCGGTAAGTGGTACAGATATTATGGAATTATTCGGGATTGAAGCGGGGCGTGAGGTTGGTATTATTAAAAACCAGATACGCGAAGCCATACTGGAAGGCGACATCCCGAACACGCGGGAAGCCGCTTTAAATTTCACAATTGCAAAAGGTGAAGAAATTGGCTTAAAAGTTGTGGCAAACTCAAAATTGAATTAA
- a CDS encoding IS1096 element passenger TnpR family protein — translation MALYRFRVSFEDYDDVMREIDIKSNQTFEDLHKAIHQSTGYSPEQSSSFYISNDQWTKGEEITYLPNQKRIDRGISLMEKVKLSSFIDDPHQKFYYTYNFDRPYDFHVELMKIILDEDPKITYPHIVKSVGEAPKMFANNFNPTVLPPTNEDFDFLNEMEFVPEDAEDFSEVTDTGEEEEETHGIDADDQEDDEMDEFSDNEHMEDEGRGHGHDDY, via the coding sequence ATGGCACTATACAGGTTTAGGGTATCTTTCGAGGACTATGATGATGTGATGAGGGAGATCGATATAAAATCGAATCAAACTTTTGAAGATCTTCACAAGGCTATACATCAGTCTACCGGCTATAGCCCCGAACAATCGTCTTCTTTTTATATCAGCAATGATCAGTGGACAAAAGGCGAGGAGATTACCTATTTACCCAATCAAAAAAGAATTGACCGCGGAATTTCTTTAATGGAAAAAGTAAAACTGAGTAGCTTTATAGATGATCCGCATCAAAAATTTTATTATACTTATAATTTCGACCGCCCTTACGATTTTCATGTGGAGTTGATGAAGATCATTCTGGATGAAGACCCTAAGATAACTTACCCGCACATTGTTAAAAGTGTAGGCGAAGCGCCAAAAATGTTTGCCAATAACTTTAATCCCACTGTACTGCCGCCAACAAATGAAGACTTTGATTTTTTAAACGAGATGGAATTTGTACCTGAAGATGCGGAAGATTTTTCGGAAGTAACTGATACCGGTGAAGAGGAGGAAGAAACACACGGGATTGATGCAGACGATCAGGAAGATGATGAAATGGACGAGTTTTCGGACAACGAGCACATGGAAGATGAAGGTCGCGGTCACGGGCATGATGATTATTAA
- the miaA gene encoding tRNA (adenosine(37)-N6)-dimethylallyltransferase MiaA: protein MSKPSKTLIVIAGPTASGKTAVGIQLARHLNTEIISADSRQFYREMSVGTAKPTTDELAHAKHHFINSHTITDSFNVGDFEQQGLALLDTLFETHENVVMAGGSGLYIKAICEGFDQLPDVDPTVRERLNMTYAEKGISFLQEKLKLADPEYYQQVDINNPQRLIRALEVFESSGQPFSSFHKKGFKQRPFNIIKIGLALSREKLYERINLRVDQMIADGLVEEVKALMPYRSLNALQTVGYTEIFDYLDDKTDLPRAIELVKQNTRRFAKRQMTWFNKDKEINWIAPGDVINFVAQHIRNKGTI from the coding sequence ATGAGCAAACCATCAAAAACACTTATTGTAATTGCAGGGCCGACGGCCAGCGGCAAAACCGCTGTTGGCATTCAACTGGCACGGCATTTAAATACAGAGATCATATCGGCCGATTCACGGCAATTTTACCGGGAAATGAGTGTTGGTACCGCCAAGCCAACTACAGATGAACTGGCGCATGCAAAACACCATTTTATCAATTCGCATACTATCACGGATAGTTTTAATGTAGGCGATTTTGAGCAACAGGGTTTGGCTTTGTTAGATACGTTATTCGAAACGCACGAAAATGTAGTAATGGCGGGCGGATCGGGCTTATATATTAAAGCCATTTGTGAAGGGTTTGACCAGTTGCCCGATGTTGACCCAACTGTACGCGAGCGACTCAATATGACATATGCTGAAAAAGGCATTTCCTTTCTACAAGAAAAGCTAAAACTTGCTGATCCGGAATATTATCAGCAGGTGGATATCAACAATCCTCAACGCTTGATACGCGCTCTGGAGGTATTTGAAAGCAGCGGACAGCCATTCTCATCGTTTCACAAAAAAGGGTTTAAACAAAGACCCTTCAACATTATAAAAATTGGCTTGGCGCTTTCCCGCGAAAAACTTTATGAACGCATTAATTTAAGGGTCGACCAAATGATAGCTGACGGACTTGTAGAGGAAGTAAAGGCGCTTATGCCATACCGGAGTTTGAACGCTTTGCAAACGGTAGGTTACACTGAAATCTTTGATTACCTGGACGATAAAACTGATTTACCGCGAGCTATTGAATTGGTGAAACAAAACACCCGACGTTTTGCCAAGCGGCAAATGACCTGGTTTAATAAAGACAAAGAGATCAATTGGATTGCACCGGGCGACGTGATCAATTTTGTAGCACAACATATACGCAACAAAGGCACCATTTAG
- the fcl gene encoding GDP-L-fucose synthase, with amino-acid sequence MEKQAKIYIAGHKGMVGSAIHRKLTTEGYTNIITRTSSELDLRSQQQVTEFFAAEKPDYVFLAAAKVGGIVANNTYRAEFLYDNLQIQNNIIHQSYVNGVKKLMFLGSSCIYPKMAPQPLKEDYLLTGLLEPTNEPYAIAKIAGIKMCDAYRAQYGCNFISVMPTNLYGYNDNYHPQNSHVLPALIRRFHEAKVNGVADVTIWGTGAPMREFLFADDLAEACYYLMQNYDEEGLVNIGTGKDITIKDLAFLIKKIIGYEGEVKFDTSKPDGTPRKLMDVSKLHSKGWKHKIELEEGIELAYQDFLSRY; translated from the coding sequence ATGGAAAAACAAGCTAAAATATATATCGCCGGGCATAAGGGGATGGTTGGTTCGGCCATTCATCGTAAATTAACTACAGAAGGCTATACTAATATTATTACACGTACATCCAGCGAACTCGATCTGCGCAGCCAGCAACAGGTTACTGAATTTTTTGCTGCAGAAAAGCCCGATTATGTTTTCCTGGCGGCAGCTAAAGTTGGTGGTATTGTTGCTAATAATACTTATCGTGCCGAGTTTTTATATGATAATTTACAAATCCAAAACAACATTATACATCAATCATATGTAAACGGGGTTAAAAAGTTGATGTTTTTAGGCTCCAGTTGTATTTATCCTAAAATGGCGCCACAGCCACTAAAGGAAGATTACCTGCTTACCGGTTTACTTGAACCAACTAACGAACCATACGCCATTGCAAAAATTGCCGGTATAAAAATGTGCGATGCCTATCGTGCCCAGTATGGATGCAATTTTATATCGGTAATGCCAACCAACTTATACGGGTATAACGATAATTATCATCCACAAAATTCACATGTTTTACCAGCGTTGATTCGCAGGTTCCATGAAGCCAAAGTGAACGGTGTCGCCGACGTAACTATATGGGGAACGGGAGCACCTATGCGCGAGTTTTTGTTTGCCGATGACCTGGCTGAGGCCTGTTATTATCTGATGCAAAATTATGATGAAGAAGGCTTGGTAAATATCGGTACCGGCAAAGATATCACTATAAAAGATCTGGCGTTTTTGATAAAGAAGATAATTGGATATGAAGGCGAAGTGAAATTTGATACCAGCAAGCCCGATGGTACCCCCCGCAAATTAATGGATGTATCTAAACTACATAGCAAAGGCTGGAAACATAAAATTGAACTGGAAGAAGGCATTGAACTGGCCTATCAGGATTTTTTAAGCAGATATTAG
- the gmd gene encoding GDP-mannose 4,6-dehydratase, giving the protein MSSNKKVALITGITGQDGAYLTELLLAKGYEVHGIKRRSSLFNTDRIDHLYQDPHEDKVKLTLHYGDLTDSTNLIRIIQQVQPDEIYNLGAMSHVKVSFDTPEYTANADGIGTLRILEAVRLLGLIKKTKIYQASTSELYGLVQAVPQSETTPFYPRSPYAVAKMYAYWITVNYREAYGMYACNGILFNHESPLRGETFVTRKITRAAAKIAMGLQDKLYLGNLDAQRDWGHAKDYVEAMYLILQQETPEDFVIATGVTTRVREFVRMAFAEVGIVIEFKGKDAEEKGYVVSCSNPLYQVAPGTEVVAVDPKYYRPTEVELLIGDPTKSWEKLGWKPKYDLQGLVSEMVAADLELFRKEKLLKDSGYTIKNQYE; this is encoded by the coding sequence ATGTCATCAAATAAAAAAGTAGCCTTAATAACAGGTATCACAGGTCAGGACGGAGCCTATTTAACAGAATTATTATTAGCTAAAGGTTATGAAGTTCATGGTATAAAACGCCGCAGTTCCTTGTTCAATACGGATAGGATAGATCATTTATATCAGGACCCGCACGAAGATAAAGTAAAATTGACTTTGCATTATGGCGACTTGACAGATTCAACAAACCTGATACGCATTATTCAACAAGTTCAGCCCGATGAGATATATAACCTGGGGGCAATGTCTCATGTAAAAGTAAGTTTTGATACACCTGAGTACACTGCAAATGCTGATGGAATTGGCACCCTGCGTATATTAGAGGCAGTGCGCTTGTTGGGGCTCATCAAAAAAACCAAGATATACCAGGCATCAACATCAGAGTTATATGGCCTTGTACAAGCAGTCCCTCAGTCTGAAACTACACCATTTTATCCGCGTTCGCCATATGCGGTAGCAAAAATGTATGCCTATTGGATAACTGTTAACTATCGTGAAGCTTATGGAATGTATGCCTGCAATGGTATATTATTTAATCACGAAAGCCCCTTACGTGGCGAAACTTTTGTGACCCGCAAAATTACACGTGCCGCAGCTAAAATTGCTATGGGTTTGCAGGATAAACTTTACCTGGGTAACCTGGATGCACAACGTGATTGGGGACACGCCAAAGATTATGTGGAAGCCATGTACCTCATATTGCAGCAAGAAACCCCTGAAGATTTTGTAATTGCTACAGGTGTTACTACCCGTGTGCGCGAATTTGTGCGCATGGCTTTTGCTGAAGTAGGTATTGTTATTGAATTTAAAGGTAAAGATGCTGAAGAAAAAGGCTATGTGGTTAGTTGTAGTAATCCATTATATCAAGTTGCCCCGGGTACCGAGGTAGTTGCTGTCGACCCTAAATATTATCGTCCAACTGAAGTTGAACTACTAATCGGCGATCCGACAAAATCATGGGAGAAACTGGGCTGGAAACCCAAATATGATCTGCAGGGCCTGGTAAGTGAAATGGTTGCCGCCGATCTGGAATTATTCCGAAAGGAAAAATTATTGAAAGACTCGGGATACACCATTAAAAATCAATACGAGTAA